The Deltaproteobacteria bacterium genome contains the following window.
AAATCATTTCGGCCCGGAGATCCTGACGGTTCAAACAGATTAGGAGGAAAACCGATGATCATCGATGCCTGGGCTCAACACCCCACTCTACGTCACTCACAGGACCCCATTTTTGACTCTTTACGGCGCTGGACCAAAACCGAAATCCCGACCCGGGAATTACCCCTTTCGGTCACCATCGGCTTCATGGACCAGGCGGGTGTCTCCAAAAGTCTGATCAGTGCCTGGGTCGCACCCCGAAATGTAATGATCTCAAATGACGAGGTGGCCGGTTTCGTCGCCCAGGCACCCGACCGGTTGATCGGGGTGGGCTCCGTCGATATCTCCAAGCCCATGGCGGCGGTCCGTGAGATCCGGCGTTGCGTGGAAGTGCTGGGCTTCAAGGCCATTCGCGTCCTCCCCTGGCTGTGGGAGCTGCCGCCCATTGATCGCCGCTTCTACCCGGTCTTCACGGCCTGCTGCGAGATGGGTGTGCCCTACTGCACCCAAATCGGCCACACCGGTCCTTTGATGCCTTCCGAGGTCGGGCGTCCCATCTAT
Protein-coding sequences here:
- a CDS encoding amidohydrolase, with protein sequence MIIDAWAQHPTLRHSQDPIFDSLRRWTKTEIPTRELPLSVTIGFMDQAGVSKSLISAWVAPRNVMISNDEVAGFVAQAPDRLIGVGSVDISKPMAAVREIRRCVEVLGFKAIRVLPWLWELPPIDRRFYPVFTACCEMGVPYCTQIGHTGPLMPSEVGRPIYLDQVALDFPELVMVGGHIGYPWTDEAIAVATKHENVYIDTSAYTARRFPAPLVDYMRGHGRTKVLFGTNYPMIMPAKALAGLEALGLDDQAKALFLGENAQRVFKLS